The Liolophura sinensis isolate JHLJ2023 chromosome 6, CUHK_Ljap_v2, whole genome shotgun sequence genomic sequence AACTTTAAGAAGGCTTCACACAAGCAAGCCCAGGACTTGATGAGATTCCGGTAAGTGAATAGGTTTTAAGTGAGGAGGGGTCACCAATGTGCAATCTCCCACTACCCTGTTTCACTTACTACTTGTGACAGTTGCAGGGACagcacaatttttattttttttttttttttgattggtgttttacgccgtactcaagaatatttcacttatacgacggcggccagcattatggtgggtggaaaccgggcagagcccggcggaaacccacgaccatccgcaggttgctggcagaccttcccacgtacggccggagaggaagccagcatgagccacaatttttaaatttgttttttatttatgtatgttttgaaCTACATGACACTGTCTTCAGTGTTGTTATATTTGTTGTATATTGTGATGTGACGCCGAAGTTTTGTAAATACCATTTTGGGTGAAAATCTaggggaagaacagttttattgtaaatttaccttCCATAACTGAACATATACACTGATTTTCAAGAAGCTCTGAAATAGTTTAGATTTTTCTGAGTGCTTGCTATGAAATGAATTTATCAGTGACatcttaaatgttaaatataaatttaataatatatgtttCATAAAGAAAacctttttgattttttttacacccTGTGTTCATCCCCTGTTTATGTATGGACTATGTTAGGCATTGactgcctacatgtagctctgccTTGCACAAAATctttgataatacatgtaaatgttaattttgggcttttattaaaaaattacaCGACTGATATCAAACCTCTGAATAACTGAAGGATTTCTTCACTGAAACTTTCGAAAGTATGTAAAGATGTTTGCAACCGGAACTTGATAAAAACTTTGGGGACATATCTTTTACTTGTATAATGAATGACATGTTGTAATGTAATTTAATGTTGTAAAGACAAGGAGCTCAAGACTATCATATGATTTGaaaatgcagttttacaaactagCTTATATTCCGAGCCAATGTATACAAGGAGCACTCTATTGTCTGCTGAGCTTTTCCTGATCATCTTACACAAATGGACATATTCCGCCGTCAGAACACTCTGAGCCTCCTAGGCACCAAACAGCAAAAGTAACACTTGATAAGAAAACGTTACTGGTACTATATATTCTATTTGTACATTCACGACTTTTCCTGCGGGACACAAGACACCATTCCTCATACCCATGTGAAAAAGGGAAAACCCAAGACAAATGTTATACCGgatgacacacacacattactGAAAGAAGAGATCAGAAAAGCTCCAAGAAGAAATCACTTCTTCCAAATTTAATACAAAACGTGAGTCATGAGAAAACAGCAGAATAACACAACCATCAAGGCACTAATGAGCACACTACAGAGAAATTTGACTTGATAACAGTAAGTTTATATAGTTTACCTGTAGGAGAGGACAGACATGTAGACGTTCATGTATTGTCTAATTGCGAATCAAAACAGACTATCTTTCCTGAAGCATATTTAGGCTAAAGTAGCccttacatgtagatgaagtgcaccttatatctctacaacatacgtctTCAAGGGCAAACTTTAATAGCAAAGTGAGCATCATAAAACTGTCCCCATAGATATTGCAGGTGGCTTAATGGCATGATCAGAAAACCTAGCCTAACAGATGATCATGTTTGGTAAATACAGTGTGCACTGATATCCTTCACTCAGCACTCTCCTAAACACCAAACCTGTGCACCTGTATTCCAAAAAATTCCTGTTTACTGATCCTCAGACACCTGTTCAAACTCCAGCTCACCCATCTTTGCCTGACCTACACAAACCAGGGCTTCTCAAAAGTCTACACAAATCATGGCACCTCAATGATCTTTTCTGACTCCATGACACCAAACTTcttcagacctacatgtacacaaatcatgGCTCCTCAAAAACCTTTTTGGACTCGATCACACCTGACTTCTCCAGACCAAGAGCCAATCTCTCTATCTGAGCATCAGGCTGATTCCTACGTCGTGTCAGCTCCTTTAACTTCCACTTCCACGACGGGAGTCGCTCATAAAACTTTGGCTTCTCTGGTTTAATGTACTGCACTTTGCCATCGTAGTAAAGCCTGTCAAAGTTCAGGTCCTCCTCTGGTAGAACCTGGTCCCTGGTCTGACCATCACTAGGGGAGGCAACAACAACTGGCATGTTATTTCTGCTGGGAGATGACTCAATGACGTGAAGCTTCAGGCGATCTGCTAACTCCTGGTGTGTTTCCTAAAAATGGAACAAATGGTGAAAATCAGTTGCAAAGATATAATTATTGTAATTATCAATATTCTAAACATTTAATTATTCTAATTCTAACATCTAATTTTTGCCAACATTTATTATCATTTACATTAATAGGTCTGCTTAAAtcttgtactcaagaatgaGTTCAACACAGTTAACATCTACACAGCttaatacaaaattttaaatagtATATTATGTTGATTTGTGGAGTTCACATCCAATGTATTGAGAAATCTTACTTCCAAAAGGGGGCCTGAGGAAGTAAGCCAGCAGAAGAGGCACACATGAAGAAAATGCTTATGACACAGCCAAGCCTTAACTTTCACCAAACATCAAATGTGGTTTCCAATGAACTGGCTGTTGGGTGGCTTACTGATTTTTTCTCGTCTCTCATCATTATACTAAGGTACACCATAGGTACTAaggttttcacttatatacttTCAATCAGTACATTATAAGTAAAGGAAACCCATGTGCTCTGAGTAAAGCACAAGCCTCGTACTGGCAAACCTTTCCACTAATGACATATGTCATTTTGAATCAAGACACATGGTCTGAAGCTAAAGTCGTGTAAAACAACACAAGAGAGCCACCAAGGTGCCAAGAATACTGGAAACACAGGAAATACCTGACACGTCAACTACACAGTCTAGTTACAGAGTATGACTTATGGGATTACCTTATCTCAACATCAAAtacaatattatttacataaaatcaatatattatttatataaatgaccACTACAATAAGACAAAGTTACAATGAAGTCCCCTAATACCTGTACAGagaaggaggggggggggggggtggtgtaACAGGTGACCAGACAGGAGAGAGTTTTAGGGTGGGTTTGGGTTTATACGTGACCAGGCAGAAGAGAGTTACAGGGTGGGTTTGGGTTTTACAGTTGACCAGGCAGGAGAGAGTTACAGGGTAGGTTTGGGTTTTACAGGTCACTGGGCAGGAGAGAGCTGCAGGGTGGGTTTGGGTTTACAAGTGACCAAGCAGGAGAGAGCTGCAGGGTGGGtttctgttttacaggtgaCCAGGCAGGAGAGAGTTACAGAGTGGGTGTGGGTTTTACAGGTAACCAAGCAGGAGAGAGTTACAGGGTGGGTTTGGGTTTACCGGGGACCAGGTATGAGAGAGTTACGGGGTGGGTTTGGGTTTTACAGGTGACCAGGTATGAGAGAGTTAAAGGGTGGGTTCTCGTTCACAGGTGACCAGGCAGGAGAGAGTTACAGGGTGGGTTTGGGTTTTACAGGTGACCAGGCATTAGCGAGTTACTGGGTGGGTTTGGGTTTACAGGTGACCAGGCAGGAGAGAGTtacgggggtggggggtggtggtgggtgggTTGGGTTTACAGGTGACCAGACAAGAGAGAGCTACAGGGTGGGTTGACTGGATATCAGGGGTTAATAGAAGTCGTCTGGACAAGCTGCTAATCAGTCGGTTGactgaataaatttattcaatttgaggtTGTTTTTTGAAACaaagtattcaaaattttacataaactcaaTCTGAACACATCCAAAGTTCTGCAAAGCAGCCTGTTCACGTtacgagttatctcccttttacagaaatcttcatGACCCTCTGTGTTGATTAGATTTAAGAAGGTAATTTTTTGAAGTGGAGGGGCGTAAGCTCCTTTCGTTTCTGCCAAATCGATCCTCATGAATAACTTGACCTACTTCAGCTTCCAATcattctgtttttgacattagCGTAGCATGAGTGATTGCATGTGAGCACACTCGATATGACTGACATCAGGTTTCCTCCCCCTGACATCAGGTGGCACTAATACCCTCAGCTCCTTTCATGGCAAGCACATAGTTTGCCTCCAGGGTTCGTTTTTGGAAgtctgaagtttgataaatgcCTTATGGCAGGGAAGTTAAAACCTTCTTTGCCAGATGTGAACATTTACCAGCGAAACTGATTCGCTTTATAAGCATGTTTTTTGTTCAGACTGAACATGAAGATGTGTGCCACACGGGACTTCAGGCTATTGAAGAACCTGAGATCCAGTCATATTTTTCATGGAAAAAGTGACAATTCATTGATACAGAAAGTAGCAGTATGTTTTATCTCTCTAAATACACAGTATGTAGCCTCTCTGTTTTAATATCATTATAATTAATACTCCACGGCGTAAATCACTGTTTGTGGGTCTCTTAATTTTCTCATTACCAGTGGCTGATTTCCATGGTAAATTTCATATGATCAACACCCTGTCAAATCCGACTTCGCTTTGAACTGCTTTTGATCATTGAAATCTTCGTTTATTTTGACAGGTAAGGATAACTTTAGAGACTTTAGACGATGCACAGAACATTCATATGGATGCACTATTCAGActaatttcattttccttacatGTAAGGTTGtgcaatttttcattttctgaaatgttttttttctattctatGAATCTTTCTTACATGTCCTTTAGCAGACTGAGAGTGACAGCCATATATTCCATACGCCATTAATGCATGACCATTCTGTGTTGATTCACGACTATATttgactatatttatatatgaatattttttaaaagtgatgTCAAGACCAATTGCTCATATTGTGAATTTCAGTCAATCTAGACTGATGCTCTAGGTTGTAAGCTTTCTGGGCAGGTCTTCCTTCACACTTTACTGGTCTGGTATCCTGATATACAATAACTGCTATGTGCATCGATTATCAGTTTGCAGTATCAACTAGGAGGCCAGCTTGAGTTAATATATAGGCAGTGATAATTTCTTATGACTTCTATGAACCTCTGCTGACGTGCTCTCCTCCTACATCAGTTGTCAAAGTCAATTTGAAAAATAGATAAAGAAAGTTACTTACTTGATTTCGTAAGCCCTTGAAAAAAGCCTTTGTTAGATTCTGAATGTTGCTTTTGGAACCCTCTGCCTTTGCATACATATCAGTAATACCAACAACTTCACAAATGGTCTTCAGCGCCCTGTGGCACCTCAGTCCATAACCTGCAGAGACATGCAGGagcagaaatatttattcagtAATCATTTGATAGCTGGTTTACCCAAGAATAAATGATGGCTGTCAggtttgaaagaaaagacaacaataaCGTATCCTTAGTTGTTTTTGACGAAGcttggaaacagacctaaactgccacagccatttttgtctgacgtgctacagtatgtaCAAATTAACTTTTAACTGATGACCGATGAGCTACAAGATAGACCTTGTTACAGCAAACAGAAACATGATGTCACCTCACTCTTCGACTTACTTTATGCACATATGGCTAGAAATAGGCAAAACAGGATTTGTGTGACATCAGGTGTAACAGGTACCTTCTCAGGTTGAACAACACAAGTCTAACTGGTTAAAATTTATTACCTGGCCAAGTTTTTTACTTCGTCACTGTGGGTTATATCTTTCATGTGGGTTATATTTTCGATACATTTACACACTTGGTCTTCTAAGCTGAAAGGGAATCCCTTGACCAAAACTGGAGGAAAGCCACTCTCCACGTACCTAACAAACTCTCACATCCGAAGCCATAATTGAACAAGCCGGAACAGGTCAAGAAAAATATGCAGACACATTATACCCCGTTCACACGGCCAAGATTTAAACTGCATCAAATCTGAACTGGTTCAAATTGCAGACAGTTGTAAAAAATGCGTGCGTTCACACGACCATATGGCCAAGCCGGTTTTGACCCACCTCAGAGATTTGCCCGTTCGCACGGTCACATTTAAGTCGGTTAAGCAATCATGTCCTGACCTCCACGTACCCGGagcatttaatccagttacccTTCACATGGCACAGATAACCCCGCTCAAGCCCTaaaactggcttaaagccacttcgctagctggggcaaataaaccggAATAATCGCCCCCACTTTGCTTTCACACGGGTGAtgtcaaactggctcaaagctACTTTCGCAAGTTAAACCAGCATAACTTAGCCCATGTGAACAGGGTATTAGTTAATGGCCCAAATGTGAGATAAAGACACTTTgtcacatgtacacttacaggTATAGAATGAAATTGTCATAATGAATCCCCAGGTAAAATTCTGTCTTCGTAATTAACAACGGGATTTCTCAAATGTCTGTTTGTTCAGCCTAAATACAAAGAGTAACAATATCATATTTATAACAATGATCATGCACTAAATGCCCTTCACGAAGCTTGCCCCATTTTCTGATCACGTCAGTTCAGCAAAGGTTCTTACCTTTCTCTCTCTTGTTAACGAAGATGGCTGTTTTATCCTCCTTTGTGTAGAAATTATGATACACTGAAATTACACATTAGAGTTAGAATTAGAGTTAATTACTCTTTGAACTTTCTGGCATACACTGATTATTCTGATGGTCTagctttataaatgaaataaaattataaaacatgagTCATAACCTGTAACCTGTGTTGTGATGACATTCTCAGAACCATCTCTCcatgtattcacacatacaATGACACGTCTCACCTGAGTGACCCTCATATCTCCCcatgtattcacacatacaATGACACATCTCACCTGAGTGACCCTCAAATCTCCCcatgtattcacacatacaATGACACATCTCACCTGAGTGACCCTCATATCTCCCcatgtattcacacatacaATGACACATCTCACCTGAGTGACCCTCATATCTCCCcatgtattcacacatacaATGACACATCTCACCTGAGTGACCCTCATATCTCcatgtattcacacatacaATGACAGATCTCACCTGAGTGACCCTCATATCTCCCcatgtattcacacatacaATGACACATCTCACCTGAGTGACCCTCAAATCTCCCCATGTTTTCACACATGCAATAACACATCTCACTGTGTGATCCTTACCTCTCCATGTTTTCACACATACAATGACACATCTCACCTGCGTGAACCTTATATCTCTCCATGTATTCATACATACAATGACACATCTCACTGTGTGATCCTTACCTCTCCATGTATTCACACATCCAATGACAGATCTCACCTGAGTGACCCTTATATCTCTCCATGTATTCACACATGCAATGACACATCTCACTGTGTGATCCTTACCTCTCCATGTTTTCACACATACAATGACACATCTCACCTGCGTGACCCTTATATCTCTCCAGGTATTCACACATCCAATGACAGGTCTCACCTGTAAGACTCAAATCTCTCcatgtattcacacatacaATGACAGAACTCACCTGTGTGACCTTCATACCTCTCCATGTATTCCCACATACAATGACAGATCTCACCTGAGTGACCCTCATATCTCTCCATGTATTCACACATACGATGACAGATCTCACCTGAGTGACCCTCATATCTCTCCATGTATTCACACATCCAATGACACATCTCACCTGAGTGATCCTCATATCTCTCCATGTATTCACACATCCAATGACAGATCTCACCTGTGTGACCCTCATATCTCTTcatgtattcacacatacaATGACAGATCTCACTGTGTGATCCTTACCTCTCcatgtattcacacatacaATGACAGATCTCACCTGTGTGACCCTCATATCTCTTCATGTATTCACACATCCAATGACAGATCTCACCTAAGTGACCCTCACATCTCTCCATGTATTCACACATCCAATGACATCTCACCTGTGTGACCCTCATATCTCTCcatgtattcacacatacaATGACATCTCACTGTGTGATCCTTACCTCTCcatgtattcacacatacaATGACAGAACTCACCTGTATGACCATCATATCTCTGTATATAACTCAACTTCTGACCAGCCATATTCTTTGCctgatgaaaaaacaaataaagaaaaagtttACACAGGACTTGAATTTGGAAGCAAGGataccaaagagcttgcctgtacgcaaaacttcagctcaaaacATGAAGTACTGAATCatgaatttgataatttagGTAAGTCATATGCATACAGAGCATCAGTGACGGAACATgccccttgtgtcattgtgctttaaatgtatataaaatttcaaatcaatacatgctgtactttttgagatactacccctaacattttgttaaacttCAAttataatacacaatacactaagtcaggaatttggtaatttacggtatttaatatgtacacaatgtATCAACGATGGAATTTCCCCTCTTGTTATTGAGCTCTACAGGTGTGCAAACTGAGCTCAAAAATGCAGCACTATTTGACAAATTTTCACACAACTATCTAGATTCTACCACTGTTCATGATTAAGATTTGCTTAAGAGTTTCCAATTAACACATCAGttaaacaaattcaaaacaCATAAACCACAGTGTGCAGATCCTACCTTTCTGATAGCCACTTTGGCATTAGACGCTTTCGCAAGAGCATAACCTGAAACGTAAAATTAGCACAATCAGTTCTTCACTTACATTTCAAGATGCTCAATGATGACAATCACACAATGTTTAATGCTGCAGTCATGCTCAATGATGACAATCATGCAATGTTTAATGCTGCAGTCATGCTCAATGATGACAATCATGCAATGTTTAATGCTGCAGTCATGCACAATGATGACAATCACACAATGTTTAATGCTGCAGTCATGCTCAATGATGACAATCACGCAATGTTTAATGCTGCAGTCATGCACAATGATGACAATCACACAATGTTTAATGCTGCAGTCATGCTCAATGATGACAATCACACAATGTTTAATGCTGCAGTCATGCTCAATGACGACAATCACACCATGTTTAATGCTGCAGTCATATTTCTTCATACTGCTGATGGTTAGTGTGATAACAATACAGACATGCTACAACCACTATCTCACCTGCTAAACCATTCTTGTTGCCAACAACGATGAAAACGCTGAATCGCATTCTTCTTCCAAGGTTTCCAGTCATATTTGTAACCATCTTAAACTGTTagataaaagataaaataataattGGCATGTCTTAAGTTAACCTTAAGAAACAAAGTCTGAATTACCTGTTCTGAATGAATGCTTTTTGACCCTCCTGATTTAGAGATTGCCAGAAGcctttgtaatattttaaatgataGAAGAACTGTAGGCTTAACCATCAACCAACCAGGCATGTAAAGTGTATATGGTTACAGGGACTAAGTCACTTTTTCATACTTCCACCTCTGtttaacttcatttttatttgtagCTGAATAACCCATACACTGCTGGTTGTCAGAAGTAAAAAGACAGGACAACATCCTTGATGTGTACAACAATTCAGTTTAATGTTAAAGCCTAAATAATGACCATAAGACAACACGAACTGGGCACTGTTTGATGTGGCAATGGTTGTTGTGTGCGTTAAGATGAGGGTTAAAATTAAccatggcatgtacatgtagaggttaCATTGCATTGTAAGATAGTCTTAAAGTTTCACAAACACAATGGTAAGAAAGACAAACCTCTAAAATTCTGGAGTCAAATCCCTCAAACACGTCTGAAACAATTATGAAACATAAAAGAATATAAGAATTCAAATCCACATATGTTCTgcctgaacaaaaaaaatgaagaacatCTACACAAGAAAGTTTTATATCAGGTGAGGTCTACATAACTTTTAAATTGATGCTAATTTCAGTATTGCTAGTTCTTCAAAAGACTTCAAGTGGTCAGGTAAGGCTTGTTGCACTTATGTTTCACCATTACGGACCATGATTAATTTTACTACTGAGTGAGTTATACAAATACAAGAATTACATTTCCCAGCATATTCTGACATATCTTACAATCATCAACAGGATCTGGCGGCCCCATGCTCATGCCAGGAAAACGGGCACCTGTCCAGCCTCGCTGTAAAGGGGGCACTTTCATCACGCGGAACACATTCATTTTATCTCGGATcttctgtatttctgtatcaAACTCTGGATTAGGAGGCTGCTTCTTTATCTGGATCACCTCCTTGCCCTTTATTACAGGGGCGTTTAACCCAGGCCACACCATGTTTGATCGGCCTGTAACAAGGTGAGATACAAACAAAGGTTTAATCCTGGCCACACCATGTTGGATCAGCCTGTAACAAGGTGAGATACACATAAAGGTTTAACCCTGGCCACACCATGTTTGATCAGCCTGTAGCAAGGTGAGATACACAAAAAGGTTCACCCTGGCCACACCAAGTTGGATCCGCCTGTCACAAAGTGAAATACAAACAAAGGTTTAATCCTGGCCACACCATGTTGGATCAGCCTGTAACAAGGTGATATACACACTAAGGTTTAACCCTGGCCACACCATGTTGGATCAGCCTGTAACAAGGTGACATACACACTAAGGTTTAACCCTGGCCACACCATGTTGGATCAGCCTGTAACAAGGTGACATACACACTAAGGTTTAACCCTGGCCACACCATGTTGGATCAGCCTGTAACAAGGTGACATACACACTAAGGTTTAACCCTGGCCACACCATGTTGGATCAGCCTGTAACAAGGTGACATACACACTAAGGTCTAACCCTGGCCACACCATGTTTGATCAGCCTGTAACAAGGTGAAATACAAACAAAGGTTTAACCCTGGCCACACCATGCTGGATCAGCCTGTAACAAGGTGAAATACAAACAAAGGTTTAACCCTGGCCA encodes the following:
- the LOC135467879 gene encoding small ribosomal subunit protein uS5m-like isoform X2, producing the protein MASACASVCRRSIFCTKLIHTAKTGTGGLSWRLGQDVLIPRRWFLPCVAGTNIQQKREASFFTSLTADDLWKGVSGVSNAGKKRGRGKRVGRKRKTDLNRGQFIGEGRSNMVWPGLNAPVIKGKEVIQIKKQPPNPEFDTEIQKIRDKMNVFRVMKVPPLQRGWTGARFPGMSMGPPDPVDDYVFEGFDSRILEFKMVTNMTGNLGRRMRFSVFIVVGNKNGLAGYALAKASNAKVAIRKAKNMAGQKLSYIQRYDGHTVYHNFYTKEDKTAIFVNKREKGYGLRCHRALKTICEVVGITDMYAKAEGSKSNIQNLTKAFFKGLRNQETHQELADRLKLHVIESSPSRNNMPVVVASPSDGQTRDQVLPEEDLNFDRLYYDGKVQYIKPEKPKFYERLPSWKWKLKELTRRRNQPDAQIERLALGLEKSGVIESKKVFEEP
- the LOC135467879 gene encoding small ribosomal subunit protein uS5m-like isoform X1 encodes the protein MCVGYMREDDKKPETCVSRLPAEGVSGVSYSTGGLSWRLGQDVLIPRRWFLPCVAGTNIQQKREASFFTSLTADDLWKGVSGVSNAGKKRGRGKRVGRKRKTDLNRGQFIGEGRSNMVWPGLNAPVIKGKEVIQIKKQPPNPEFDTEIQKIRDKMNVFRVMKVPPLQRGWTGARFPGMSMGPPDPVDDYVFEGFDSRILEFKMVTNMTGNLGRRMRFSVFIVVGNKNGLAGYALAKASNAKVAIRKAKNMAGQKLSYIQRYDGHTVYHNFYTKEDKTAIFVNKREKGYGLRCHRALKTICEVVGITDMYAKAEGSKSNIQNLTKAFFKGLRNQETHQELADRLKLHVIESSPSRNNMPVVVASPSDGQTRDQVLPEEDLNFDRLYYDGKVQYIKPEKPKFYERLPSWKWKLKELTRRRNQPDAQIERLALGLEKSGVIESKKVFEEP